From Mesorhizobium sp. AR02, a single genomic window includes:
- a CDS encoding IS6 family transposase: MTRFSRDPLYRRHRFPAQVIAHAVWLYFRFPLGLRMVEDMLAARGVIVSHQTVRLWAEKFGRHFANDIRKRSAGKLGDKWHLDEVVITIGGKKHWLWRAVDQDGFVLDVLVQSRRNAKAAKRLMRKLLKGQGRSPRVMITDKLRSYGAAKREIMPGVEHRSHKGLNNRAENSHQPVRRRERVMKRFKSARHLQRFVSVHDPIANLFNVPRHDIPSTHHRELRATAMQAWRQIARLHAE, encoded by the coding sequence ATGACCAGATTTTCCCGTGATCCTCTTTATCGTCGCCACCGATTTCCGGCGCAGGTGATTGCCCATGCCGTTTGGCTCTATTTCCGGTTTCCGCTCGGCCTGCGGATGGTCGAGGATATGCTGGCAGCTCGTGGCGTCATCGTCTCTCACCAGACCGTGCGACTTTGGGCTGAGAAATTTGGCAGACACTTTGCCAATGATATCCGGAAGCGATCGGCCGGCAAGCTCGGCGACAAATGGCATCTCGATGAGGTTGTCATCACCATCGGTGGAAAGAAACACTGGCTTTGGCGCGCCGTTGATCAGGACGGGTTTGTTCTCGACGTGTTGGTGCAAAGCCGTCGCAATGCCAAGGCGGCAAAGCGCTTGATGCGAAAGCTTCTGAAAGGGCAAGGCCGTTCGCCGCGTGTGATGATCACCGACAAGCTTCGATCCTACGGTGCGGCGAAGCGGGAGATCATGCCAGGCGTCGAGCATCGCTCGCACAAGGGCCTGAACAATCGGGCGGAGAACTCTCATCAACCCGTCCGACGGCGGGAGAGGGTCATGAAGCGCTTCAAGTCAGCGCGACATCTTCAGCGTTTCGTTTCCGTCCACGACCCGATCGCCAACCTCTTTAACGTTCCCCGCCACGATATTCCATCCACCCACCATCGAGAACTGCGAGCAACTGCCATGCAAGCATGGCGCCAAATCGCCCGCCTTCACGCCGAATGA
- a CDS encoding IS91 family transposase has protein sequence MRPDLEVADVFHRHGDDYRRDHAGHLGRVERRVMAAVEACRTAALGGHAEHCTDCGLVRQAYNSCRNRHCPKCQGLARAQWLAERQAELLPVPYFHVVFTVPAQIAEIAFQNKAAVYAILFKAASEALRAAAADPRHLGAEIGVVAVLHTWGQNLHHHPHVHCVVPGGGLSLEPAPATAGDRRWIACRPGFFLPVRVLSRLFRRLFLEHLQDAFDAGQLRFFSDLASLADPATFCAQLAGLKRIEWVVYAKPPFGGPEQVLAYLGRYTHRVAIANSRLVSLDQGKVSFRWKDYRHHDKSKHKLMTLSADEFIRRFLLHALPDGFHRIRHYGLFANGHRVAKLAQCRLLLAAPTPPTPDPTADYRQRYRCLTGRSLDICPGCGGAMASLGPIPRKAQTWPDTS, from the coding sequence ATGCGCCCGGATCTGGAAGTGGCGGATGTATTCCACCGTCACGGGGATGATTATCGCCGCGACCATGCCGGCCATCTCGGGCGTGTCGAGCGCCGGGTCATGGCCGCGGTGGAGGCGTGCCGGACCGCGGCCCTGGGTGGTCACGCCGAACACTGCACCGACTGCGGCCTCGTGCGGCAAGCCTATAACTCCTGCCGCAACCGCCACTGCCCTAAGTGCCAGGGCCTAGCCCGCGCCCAGTGGCTGGCCGAGCGGCAGGCTGAGCTGCTGCCGGTCCCATACTTCCACGTGGTCTTCACCGTCCCGGCCCAGATCGCTGAGATCGCCTTCCAGAACAAGGCGGCGGTCTATGCGATCCTGTTCAAGGCCGCATCCGAAGCCTTGAGGGCGGCGGCGGCCGATCCCAGGCATCTGGGCGCCGAGATCGGCGTGGTCGCCGTGCTTCATACTTGGGGTCAAAATCTCCACCATCATCCGCATGTCCACTGCGTCGTGCCGGGCGGCGGCCTGTCGCTCGAGCCTGCCCCGGCGACGGCCGGGGACCGGCGATGGATCGCCTGCCGGCCGGGATTTTTCCTGCCCGTGCGGGTTCTGTCGCGCCTGTTCAGGCGGCTATTCCTGGAGCACCTGCAGGACGCCTTCGACGCCGGCCAGCTTCGCTTCTTCAGCGATCTCGCCAGCCTGGCCGACCCTGCCACTTTCTGCGCCCAACTGGCTGGACTGAAGCGGATCGAATGGGTCGTCTACGCCAAGCCCCCGTTCGGCGGTCCCGAACAGGTCCTCGCCTATCTGGGCCGCTACACCCATCGCGTCGCCATCGCCAACAGCCGCCTCGTGAGCCTGGACCAGGGAAAGGTCAGCTTCCGCTGGAAGGACTATCGCCACCACGACAAGTCCAAGCACAAGCTCATGACCTTAAGCGCCGACGAGTTCATCCGGCGCTTCCTGCTGCACGCTCTTCCAGACGGATTCCATCGCATCCGCCACTACGGCCTCTTCGCCAACGGCCACCGCGTCGCCAAGCTCGCCCAGTGCCGTCTTCTTCTGGCGGCGCCCACGCCGCCGACGCCGGACCCGACCGCCGACTATCGCCAGCGTTACCGCTGTCTCACAGGGCGCTCCCTGGACATCTGTCCGGGCTGCGGCGGCGCCATGGCCTCGCTCGGCCCGATCCCGCGCAAGGCCCAGACCTGGCCAGACACCTCATGA
- a CDS encoding omptin family outer membrane protease, with translation MNRCISSFAILAFGTFCTWSTITMAAHSTIYSAPDKSAVFLGGIGYTWLKANELVYDGGNRISKLIWQTNAPVLTAGFKADVMNRWTFSANALVGFSGNSHMVDYDWVAPYSVDDDDWVAPSFAAADWWHQSIHPDTHLDRYISLDMAVGRDVVINDATAINLHGGFKYTNVMWSAYGGSFVHSEIRFRDTRGKFQDGELGISYEQRYPGVFLGAESITKFGNLTLSGLLRGGLTIDANDIDHHWTGKPRLFEDAFGVIPFISVGAKADFQMTERASLFLAGNFDKYFRQKGDTTMWGAKSAIFKDGAGMEFYAFTVSAGFKLTF, from the coding sequence ATGAATCGCTGCATATCATCATTTGCAATTCTTGCTTTCGGCACGTTCTGCACGTGGTCGACCATCACCATGGCGGCGCATTCGACCATCTATTCAGCGCCCGACAAGAGCGCCGTGTTTCTTGGTGGCATTGGCTACACGTGGCTCAAGGCCAACGAGCTTGTCTACGACGGGGGCAATCGTATCAGCAAATTGATCTGGCAAACCAACGCGCCGGTTCTGACGGCCGGCTTCAAGGCTGACGTCATGAACCGCTGGACCTTTTCAGCCAACGCCCTGGTAGGCTTCTCTGGCAACAGCCACATGGTAGACTATGATTGGGTTGCACCATATTCCGTTGATGACGATGATTGGGTTGCACCGAGCTTTGCTGCTGCCGATTGGTGGCATCAGTCGATCCACCCCGACACTCACCTTGACCGCTACATCAGCCTAGACATGGCAGTAGGCCGAGACGTCGTGATCAACGATGCCACGGCCATCAACCTGCATGGCGGCTTCAAGTACACCAACGTGATGTGGAGCGCCTATGGCGGTTCGTTCGTCCATAGTGAGATACGCTTCCGCGACACTCGCGGCAAGTTCCAGGACGGCGAACTTGGCATCAGTTACGAACAGCGCTATCCGGGCGTTTTCCTTGGTGCGGAATCGATCACGAAATTCGGCAATTTGACGCTCTCGGGTCTGCTCCGCGGCGGCCTTACCATCGACGCAAACGATATTGACCATCACTGGACGGGCAAGCCTCGGCTGTTTGAAGATGCCTTCGGTGTCATCCCCTTTATCTCGGTCGGCGCCAAGGCCGATTTTCAAATGACCGAACGCGCCAGCCTCTTCCTAGCCGGCAATTTCGATAAGTACTTCCGCCAGAAAGGCGATACCACAATGTGGGGCGCCAAAAGTGCGATCTTCAAGGATGGCGCTGGCATGGAGTTCTATGCCTTCACCGTGTCCGCCGGCTTCAAGCTGACGTTTTGA
- the ltrA gene encoding group II intron reverse transcriptase/maturase, translating into MSGKRQKTQCSLALAPRDRGEAPVNGYQGAEPLVAKSAPESPVWTEQLMETVCSRENLETAWKRVRSNKGSPGVDGMTIDDAKGYLREHWPSIRSRLLEGTYQPQPVKRVEIPKPDGGVRKLGVPCVVDRLIQQAMLQVLQEQWDPTFSEHSYGFRPGRSAHQAVAQAQCYIAEGYSYVVDLDLERFFDRVNHDSLMARVAARVSDKRALKLIRAFLNAGVMEDGLVRPVDEGTPQGGPLSPLLSNLLLDDLDKELTQRGHRFCRYADDCNIYVRSRRAGERVMASVSRFLTKKLRLKVNEEKSAVARPEVRKFLGFSISNDGSERRIAPKALDKFKTLIRDMTRRTRGISLPQLIKELKPYLIGWRGYFGFCQTPRVLTNLEAWIRRRLRMYLWRQWGNGHNRFKELRHRGVPKFSAAAAAGSPTEFWRMSGHPAVQQALRNHYFESLGLPRLHVSAQA; encoded by the coding sequence ATGAGTGGAAAGCGGCAGAAGACCCAGTGTTCACTGGCCCTGGCACCGAGGGATCGGGGTGAAGCCCCTGTCAACGGTTACCAAGGGGCCGAACCACTCGTGGCGAAGTCGGCACCCGAAAGCCCGGTTTGGACAGAACAGCTAATGGAGACGGTATGTAGCCGAGAGAATCTGGAAACAGCGTGGAAACGCGTTCGAAGCAACAAGGGTAGCCCAGGCGTGGATGGGATGACCATCGACGATGCCAAGGGCTACCTGCGTGAGCACTGGCCAAGCATCCGGTCTCGATTGCTTGAGGGAACCTATCAGCCGCAGCCGGTCAAGCGGGTCGAAATCCCCAAGCCGGACGGCGGGGTCAGAAAACTCGGCGTACCTTGCGTCGTCGACAGACTGATCCAGCAAGCCATGCTGCAGGTCCTCCAAGAGCAGTGGGACCCGACGTTCTCGGAGCACAGCTACGGCTTCCGCCCGGGACGCTCCGCCCATCAGGCAGTAGCCCAAGCGCAATGCTACATTGCCGAGGGTTACAGCTACGTGGTTGACCTCGACCTCGAAAGATTTTTCGACCGGGTTAATCACGATAGCCTGATGGCGCGCGTTGCCGCCAGGGTGTCCGATAAGCGTGCGCTCAAACTCATCCGTGCATTCCTCAATGCGGGGGTGATGGAGGACGGCCTGGTCCGTCCGGTGGACGAGGGGACCCCGCAAGGCGGCCCGCTCTCGCCCCTCCTAAGCAACCTCCTGCTCGACGATCTCGACAAGGAACTGACCCAACGTGGCCACCGTTTTTGCCGCTACGCCGACGACTGCAACATCTATGTTCGCAGCCGCCGCGCTGGCGAACGGGTCATGGCTTCCGTCAGCCGGTTCCTGACCAAGAAGCTGCGGCTGAAGGTCAACGAGGAAAAGAGCGCTGTGGCGCGACCGGAGGTGCGGAAGTTCCTGGGGTTCAGCATCTCGAATGACGGGAGCGAGCGGCGCATCGCGCCGAAGGCCCTCGACAAATTCAAGACGCTGATCCGGGACATGACACGCAGGACACGGGGGATCAGTCTGCCGCAGTTGATCAAAGAGCTGAAGCCATACCTCATCGGATGGCGCGGTTACTTCGGCTTCTGCCAGACCCCACGGGTGCTTACGAACTTGGAAGCGTGGATCCGCCGAAGACTACGCATGTATCTCTGGCGGCAATGGGGGAACGGGCACAACCGCTTCAAGGAACTGCGCCATCGTGGCGTCCCAAAGTTCAGTGCTGCGGCTGCCGCCGGTTCGCCGACGGAATTCTGGCGCATGTCAGGACACCCGGCGGTCCAACAGGCCCTGCGCAACCATTACTTCGAGTCTCTCGGCCTCCCTCGACTCCATGTCTCTGCCCAAGCTTAA
- a CDS encoding IS66 family transposase: protein MTLPPTDSLEGLSLAELRGLVSALIGEVRGLQGRVESLEIENQALRAENQTLKDEIARLKDLPPRPPVKPTKPSGMEKATQPTSGKGKRRRRGAKRDGGRVSREVTVAVSAPAGSRFKGYETILVRDLALSAEVVRYRRERWVTPTGETMVAPLPAGIIGGWGANLRRFILACHIQGQVTTERLTALLTGIGVDISKRQVVRLISEGLEAFAAEDRDVLRAGLATAPWITVDDTSARHAHQDGYTTQIGDRRFTAFRTGRSKSREAFLATLRAGHSDYFINEEALAYMRGRNLAGPVIARLAAAPHKAFADSAAWQAHLAALGLDQLAVEPNPVRIATEGAMWGAIRHHGFLADTVVVSDDAGQFRIGDHALCWVHAERLVHKLIPVTPDQRQAVDIMRQLIWWFYRDLKSYQRAPCPRHAAALRARFERLFKRRTGYVMLDRLLARLHRRKHELLRVLDRPEIPLHTNGSENDIRTFVTKRKISGGTVSEAGKNARDVLLGLMKTYIKLDVSFFRYLGDRLGIPTQESIPPLPDLVRQAAQA from the coding sequence GTGACGCTACCACCGACTGATTCGCTTGAAGGCTTGTCGCTTGCGGAACTCCGCGGGCTGGTTTCTGCGCTGATCGGCGAAGTGCGCGGTCTTCAAGGCCGGGTCGAGAGCCTTGAGATCGAGAACCAGGCGCTACGCGCCGAGAACCAGACCCTGAAGGATGAGATCGCCCGGCTGAAGGACCTGCCGCCGCGTCCCCCGGTCAAGCCGACCAAGCCATCGGGCATGGAGAAGGCGACGCAGCCGACATCTGGCAAGGGCAAGCGCCGCCGGCGCGGCGCCAAGCGCGACGGCGGTCGCGTGAGCCGCGAGGTGACGGTTGCGGTGAGCGCTCCTGCGGGCTCTCGCTTCAAGGGGTATGAGACGATCCTGGTGCGCGATCTGGCGTTGTCGGCCGAGGTGGTGCGCTATCGCCGCGAGCGCTGGGTGACACCGACCGGCGAAACGATGGTGGCGCCCTTGCCGGCGGGGATCATCGGCGGCTGGGGCGCGAACCTGCGCCGCTTCATTCTGGCCTGTCACATTCAAGGCCAGGTGACGACGGAGCGGTTGACGGCGTTGTTGACCGGGATCGGGGTCGACATTTCGAAGCGCCAGGTGGTGCGGCTGATTTCGGAGGGCCTGGAGGCCTTCGCGGCGGAGGACCGTGACGTGCTGCGCGCCGGGCTGGCTACGGCGCCCTGGATCACCGTCGATGATACGTCGGCGCGCCACGCCCACCAGGACGGCTACACCACCCAGATCGGCGATCGCCGCTTCACCGCGTTCCGCACCGGGCGATCGAAGTCACGGGAGGCGTTCCTGGCGACGCTGCGTGCCGGGCACAGCGATTACTTCATCAATGAAGAGGCCCTGGCCTATATGCGCGGCCGCAACCTCGCCGGTCCGGTGATCGCGCGGCTGGCGGCTGCGCCGCACAAGGCATTTGCCGACAGCGCCGCATGGCAGGCGCATCTGGCCGCACTCGGCCTCGACCAGCTCGCGGTTGAGCCCAACCCAGTCAGGATCGCCACCGAAGGGGCGATGTGGGGAGCGATCCGCCACCACGGCTTTCTCGCCGATACCGTCGTCGTATCCGATGATGCCGGCCAGTTCCGCATCGGCGACCATGCTCTGTGCTGGGTCCACGCCGAGCGGCTCGTCCACAAATTGATACCCGTGACCCCGGATCAACGTCAGGCCGTCGACATCATGCGCCAGTTGATCTGGTGGTTCTATCGCGACCTCAAGAGCTACCAGCGTGCTCCTTGTCCGCGCCACGCGGCGGCCCTGCGCGCCCGCTTCGAGCGCCTGTTCAAACGACGAACCGGCTACGTCATGCTCGACCGGCTTCTTGCCAGGCTGCATCGCCGCAAGCATGAACTCCTGCGCGTTCTCGATCGTCCCGAGATCCCACTCCACACCAATGGTTCGGAAAACGACATCCGCACCTTCGTCACCAAGCGCAAGATCTCCGGCGGAACCGTCAGTGAGGCAGGCAAGAACGCCCGCGACGTCCTGCTCGGCCTGATGAAGACCTACATCAAGCTCGACGTCTCATTCTTCCGCTATCTCGGCGACCGCCTCGGCATACCAACACAAGAGTCGATTCCGCCGCTCCCGGATCTCGTTAGGCAAGCCGCTCAAGCCTGA
- a CDS encoding helix-turn-helix domain-containing protein, producing MSQGTHIIRAYREHLGYSIEDLAVACGLAAEEIQNIESGLRFNKGYRDRIARSLSIPVGILEAESDISDAA from the coding sequence ATGTCGCAGGGGACCCACATCATCCGCGCTTATCGTGAGCACCTTGGATATTCGATCGAGGACCTCGCAGTGGCGTGCGGGCTTGCCGCTGAGGAAATCCAAAACATCGAGTCGGGTCTGAGGTTCAACAAGGGCTATCGGGATCGGATAGCGAGATCGCTGTCCATACCTGTGGGAATTCTTGAGGCAGAGTCGGACATATCGGACGCCGCGTGA
- a CDS encoding acyltransferase family protein, which produces MRGLAIGLVVLSHVGPVFGEGGTAAALLFAPAWSVGVDLFFVISGLVVERSLRSLRLERGALEAASAFYVRRAMRIVPLAWCVGAILSIGLIIPGSGVEPADAKAAFACISNAHWAPCFGGATGCGNAFAFGPFWSIAAEMQFYLLAPLLVFLLPRRALVALAGLVLVVGTFTLRPWGGTLWTFRIDAVAVGLAIGATMGTSAWPRLAEHLRVIGNMEAALWMSIAAFMLAILPPATHGVATAALALMCGWLVTRATLRIGSVNWPGRMLRRLGGISYALYLIHLPVLALFNWSLGQFLDAPATATLSIAVAIGLSHVLTVAIGDPLRQLGRQWSNRTVREVSP; this is translated from the coding sequence TTGCGAGGCCTGGCGATCGGGCTGGTGGTGCTGTCGCATGTCGGGCCGGTCTTCGGAGAAGGCGGGACGGCCGCCGCTCTGCTGTTTGCGCCGGCATGGAGCGTCGGGGTCGACCTGTTCTTTGTGATTTCCGGCCTGGTGGTGGAACGCTCATTGCGAAGCCTGCGCCTCGAGCGCGGTGCGCTCGAGGCGGCCTCCGCCTTCTATGTCAGGCGTGCTATGCGGATCGTGCCGCTGGCCTGGTGCGTCGGCGCCATCCTCTCGATCGGGTTGATCATCCCGGGAAGCGGCGTTGAGCCTGCAGACGCGAAGGCGGCATTCGCCTGCATCTCAAATGCGCATTGGGCGCCCTGTTTCGGGGGCGCCACAGGATGCGGGAACGCCTTTGCGTTTGGGCCATTCTGGTCGATCGCCGCCGAGATGCAGTTTTATCTACTGGCTCCGCTCCTGGTGTTCTTGCTACCGCGGCGGGCGCTCGTCGCGCTGGCCGGACTCGTTCTCGTGGTCGGGACGTTCACGCTGCGGCCATGGGGCGGGACGCTTTGGACGTTTCGTATCGATGCAGTCGCGGTCGGGCTGGCGATCGGAGCAACCATGGGCACAAGCGCATGGCCCCGTCTGGCGGAACACCTGCGGGTGATCGGCAACATGGAAGCGGCGTTGTGGATGTCGATCGCGGCCTTCATGTTGGCGATCTTGCCGCCGGCGACGCATGGCGTGGCGACTGCCGCACTGGCGCTGATGTGCGGGTGGCTCGTGACAAGGGCGACCTTGCGGATTGGTTCTGTGAACTGGCCGGGGCGGATGCTGCGCCGCTTGGGAGGCATCTCCTATGCCCTCTATCTGATCCATCTGCCGGTGCTGGCGCTGTTCAACTGGTCGCTTGGCCAATTCCTGGACGCTCCGGCGACGGCAACGCTCTCGATCGCGGTCGCGATCGGGCTGTCTCATGTGCTGACGGTGGCAATCGGAGATCCGCTCCGCCAGCTCGGCCGCCAATGGTCAAATCGAACAGTACGGGAGGTGTCGCCGTGA
- a CDS encoding IS6 family transposase: MTVSAPTYKNHRYPIEIVARAVWLYFRFNLSLRDVEEMLLDRGIVVSYETIRRWCRKHGPDYARRIRRKSPTKDDVWHLDEVAVRINGQKCWLWRAVDQDGYVLDEIVQTRRNSKAAKRLLTRLLKKRKREAHPIWRDMR, from the coding sequence ATGACCGTGAGTGCACCGACCTACAAGAACCACCGCTATCCGATCGAAATCGTGGCCCGTGCTGTCTGGCTCTACTTCCGCTTCAATCTGAGCCTGCGCGATGTCGAGGAAATGCTGCTCGATCGCGGGATCGTCGTTTCCTACGAGACCATCCGCCGATGGTGCCGAAAGCACGGCCCTGATTATGCGCGCCGCATACGCCGCAAGTCGCCGACGAAAGACGATGTCTGGCATCTGGATGAAGTCGCGGTGCGCATCAACGGTCAGAAGTGCTGGTTGTGGAGAGCGGTTGATCAGGACGGATATGTGCTCGACGAGATTGTCCAGACGCGTCGCAACAGCAAGGCCGCCAAGCGCCTGCTGACGCGACTTCTGAAGAAGCGTAAGCGTGAAGCTCACCCCATCTGGCGCGACATGAGATGA
- a CDS encoding AAA family ATPase, protein MPEPERTEAERTEAERFVWQKLRRHFNTDDLTALVSSRWKFNAHLLPDLQSLIEDLIAPRSPELLGFHQMYEFLPMKLSDLTTSEGEHVVRLAPVQRQDIDIGEDEPYPSINNGIWLITIDDGTPAAIMLSKLLTCHGPMVQVEIGHMPNELGHAFAKHFLRTIEAQGKSSRYYRNKAVSFESSGGFGGTQETMRVHKLPAVSRNDVVLSKATMAQLDTHIFDFVKCREELKRLGQSGRKGILLHGHPGTGKTHVVHYIAANLPEHTTVLVTAEQMLDMEEYFALARVLQPCIMVIEDVDLVGRSREDISGQMAETRLNRLLNELDGLGVDSDILIIMTTNRLNSLEGALASRSGRVDVALEIPLPDDGCRERLIEQYGHALNFQGEALAEAVARSRGGSAAYVKEMVRRLTQRSVARGGSLSVSREDVKVVFADAEAVLNPLKRDEETVRRHIVEEDDEDDCDC, encoded by the coding sequence ATGCCTGAACCCGAACGCACTGAAGCCGAACGCACTGAAGCCGAACGCTTTGTGTGGCAGAAACTTCGTCGCCATTTCAACACCGATGATTTGACGGCTCTCGTGAGCTCACGCTGGAAGTTTAACGCACATCTCCTGCCGGATCTTCAATCCCTTATTGAGGACCTAATCGCACCTCGGTCCCCTGAGCTCTTGGGCTTCCACCAAATGTACGAGTTTTTGCCGATGAAGCTGTCAGACTTGACCACTTCCGAGGGAGAACACGTCGTGCGGCTGGCGCCCGTGCAGCGTCAGGACATCGACATTGGCGAAGATGAGCCATATCCTTCGATTAACAACGGTATTTGGCTGATAACGATCGACGACGGCACGCCTGCAGCAATCATGCTGTCGAAGTTGCTTACCTGCCATGGGCCAATGGTCCAGGTCGAAATAGGTCATATGCCTAATGAGCTGGGTCATGCCTTCGCTAAGCACTTTCTGCGCACAATTGAGGCCCAGGGCAAGAGCTCCAGATATTATCGCAACAAGGCTGTATCTTTTGAGTCCAGTGGAGGGTTTGGGGGCACGCAGGAAACAATGCGGGTGCACAAGCTTCCTGCTGTAAGCCGGAACGACGTAGTGCTTTCCAAGGCGACTATGGCCCAGCTCGATACGCACATCTTCGATTTTGTTAAATGCCGGGAGGAGTTGAAGCGCCTCGGCCAATCGGGGCGCAAGGGTATTCTTCTCCACGGACATCCTGGCACCGGCAAGACCCATGTCGTCCACTATATTGCTGCCAACCTGCCCGAGCACACCACAGTTCTGGTCACGGCTGAGCAGATGCTGGATATGGAGGAATACTTCGCGCTGGCTCGCGTCCTGCAGCCATGCATCATGGTGATTGAGGATGTGGATCTGGTTGGCCGTTCGCGCGAAGATATTTCTGGTCAAATGGCAGAAACCCGCCTGAACCGTCTGTTGAACGAGTTGGATGGACTTGGCGTAGATTCAGACATCCTCATCATCATGACCACGAATCGGCTGAACTCCCTCGAGGGGGCGCTCGCCTCGCGCTCGGGCCGCGTAGATGTGGCCCTCGAGATTCCTCTCCCTGATGACGGTTGCCGCGAGCGGTTGATCGAGCAGTACGGTCATGCGCTGAACTTCCAGGGCGAAGCTTTGGCCGAAGCCGTAGCCCGTTCAAGGGGCGGCAGCGCGGCTTATGTCAAGGAGATGGTGCGCCGTCTCACGCAACGAAGCGTTGCGCGAGGCGGCAGCCTCAGTGTCTCACGCGAGGATGTGAAGGTGGTCTTCGCCGACGCTGAAGCAGTACTCAACCCCCTCAAGAGGGATGAGGAAACGGTAAGGAGACACATCGTCGAGGAAGACGATGAAGACGATTGCGATTGCTGA
- a CDS encoding transglycosylase SLT domain-containing protein: MLRPVPILLSALLVVGQAPATQANSFDQDASSCDLHDKTTLRSLCTNGAGLPSYPSTQEMMERSPNIANMIVDAANKYGVDPKLALAVSAHEGAMSACAGSFSGVLGPMQLTGATGRAYGMDRGILSENIEGGVMTLRDAVKSCGGTSSIRCLADRYNGSTESQRRNWTNDVNRRYAALNSAGQSIPQGCGAQAVCQMGPGDFPTPNGGDTKLASSAPGPAGSDINVALGQV; the protein is encoded by the coding sequence ATGCTGCGTCCCGTCCCAATACTCCTCTCCGCGCTCCTGGTCGTTGGACAAGCGCCTGCTACGCAAGCGAATTCCTTCGATCAGGATGCAAGTTCTTGCGACCTCCATGACAAAACAACCTTGCGTTCCCTTTGTACGAACGGAGCGGGTCTGCCGAGCTATCCGTCCACGCAAGAGATGATGGAGCGCAGCCCGAACATCGCCAATATGATTGTAGACGCCGCCAACAAGTACGGCGTTGATCCCAAGCTCGCACTTGCCGTATCCGCTCACGAAGGCGCGATGTCGGCATGTGCCGGCTCCTTCAGTGGCGTTCTTGGGCCGATGCAGCTTACGGGGGCGACCGGCCGGGCCTACGGAATGGATCGGGGCATCTTGTCCGAAAACATTGAAGGCGGCGTAATGACGCTTCGCGATGCCGTCAAATCGTGCGGCGGCACGTCAAGTATTCGCTGCCTCGCCGATCGTTACAACGGCAGCACTGAAAGCCAGCGCCGTAACTGGACGAACGACGTAAACCGCCGCTATGCCGCCCTCAATTCGGCCGGCCAATCCATTCCTCAGGGATGCGGCGCGCAAGCGGTCTGCCAAATGGGACCAGGCGACTTTCCAACGCCCAATGGTGGTGACACAAAACTCGCTTCATCCGCTCCCGGTCCCGCCGGCAGCGACATCAACGTTGCCCTTGGTCAGGTGTGA
- a CDS encoding site-specific integrase: protein MAQISPLRQRMIEDLTIRNLSPETQRSYVHHVAKFSRFFGRSPDQLGYEEVRAYQAHLVGRRVSWGALNQTVCALRFFYGVTLGRSDLPERIAYARTPRKLPVVLSADEVVGFLQAVKGTRNRVALMTTYAAGLRAAEAACLRVSDIDSSRMVIRIEQGKGGKDRYVMLSPQLLEILRVYWRLTKPGRWLFPRRDGRGPIHPQTLGIACRAACEFLGVEKRVTVHTLRHSFATHLLEAGTDIRIIQVLLGHRSLATTTLYAQVSTAVIGRTASPFDQLHMEITPPG, encoded by the coding sequence ATGGCCCAGATAAGCCCTCTGCGTCAGCGGATGATTGAAGATCTGACGATCCGCAATTTGTCACCGGAGACCCAGCGATCCTACGTGCATCACGTGGCGAAGTTCAGTCGATTTTTTGGACGATCACCCGATCAATTGGGATACGAAGAGGTGCGCGCCTATCAGGCCCACTTGGTGGGCCGAAGGGTCTCGTGGGGCGCGTTGAACCAGACCGTTTGCGCCTTGCGTTTCTTCTACGGCGTGACGCTGGGTCGATCTGATCTGCCTGAGCGGATCGCTTACGCCCGGACGCCGCGCAAGTTGCCGGTCGTGCTGAGCGCCGATGAGGTGGTCGGCTTTCTGCAGGCCGTGAAGGGGACGAGGAACCGGGTCGCTCTGATGACCACCTATGCGGCGGGCTTACGCGCCGCGGAGGCGGCGTGTCTGCGGGTGAGCGACATCGATAGCAGCCGGATGGTCATTCGCATCGAGCAGGGCAAGGGCGGCAAGGACCGCTATGTGATGCTGTCGCCGCAGCTGCTGGAGATTTTGCGCGTCTATTGGCGGTTGACCAAGCCGGGGCGATGGCTGTTTCCCCGGCGCGATGGCCGCGGCCCGATCCACCCGCAGACCTTGGGGATCGCCTGTCGAGCAGCCTGCGAGTTCCTGGGCGTTGAGAAGCGGGTGACGGTGCACACCCTTCGTCACAGCTTCGCCACCCACCTTTTGGAAGCCGGCACGGACATAAGGATCATTCAGGTGCTGCTGGGCCATCGCAGCCTGGCGACGACGACACTGTACGCCCAGGTCTCAACGGCAGTGATCGGCCGGACCGCCAGTCCTTTTGACCAACTCCACATGGAGATCACGCCGCCCGGCTGA